One part of the Tunicatimonas pelagia genome encodes these proteins:
- a CDS encoding OmpH family outer membrane protein, which translates to MTKNMIPHILWAVALAGIYYLHLTDKEKVAYVDSVKLLAEYRGMADAQQAYQKKAIQWQANIDTLKQEMQVVQAKYQEQKTLKTTTLAQTEQELKSKQQQLVNYQRAIQEKVTQEDQQMTQQVLSQVNSLVEEYGKKHGYRVILVANGSGTIAYAQEGADLTSELLKVLNEAYIP; encoded by the coding sequence ATGACCAAGAACATGATTCCTCATATCCTCTGGGCGGTTGCCTTAGCGGGTATCTACTACTTACATCTTACTGATAAAGAAAAAGTAGCTTACGTAGATTCAGTGAAACTACTGGCTGAGTACCGAGGAATGGCTGATGCCCAACAGGCTTACCAGAAAAAAGCTATCCAGTGGCAGGCTAACATTGATACCTTAAAGCAAGAAATGCAAGTAGTACAAGCGAAATACCAAGAGCAGAAAACCCTCAAGACCACTACTCTTGCACAGACAGAACAGGAGCTTAAAAGTAAGCAGCAACAATTAGTAAACTACCAGCGGGCTATTCAAGAAAAAGTCACTCAGGAAGACCAGCAGATGACCCAGCAGGTGTTAAGCCAAGTGAATAGCCTGGTTGAGGAGTACGGCAAAAAACATGGCTACCGCGTAATATTGGTGGCCAATGGTTCCGGTACTATTGCCTACGCCCAGGAAGGAGCAGATTTAACCTCGGAGCTACTGAAAGTATTAAACGAAGCGTACATTCCATGA
- a CDS encoding fibronectin type III domain-containing protein has protein sequence MFNYLKPLMPQVFSLLSVIACTTSVSFANDTALNSDGATTIRLDEAVRYFGRADLPFPGTDAGKQNTGLRLVSHGKIRESGQERYSVWRIRNATNEVKSVVLKAHGNSAEQSLSIPAHTETFVRSGHYQGSATHRLFYQGRQIDVKASSPSDFSDSRLVRHPGAPNESTNLVAQAASDREIYLTWKDQSDNERGFAIERRPEGSGAFQRIFTTRVNEEAFLDTTLVSGVTYQYRIQAVNGDWVSNYSDTTAATTMLVSPVTYYAIASNDWTTPLTWSHTKQGPPTVSTPHEAALVFINGHAISLDGDQLCTKLSLDTEGTSSLLTIEGATLTVRDRVTVEKNCEACISNIIINNKGRLHCENP, from the coding sequence ATGTTCAACTACTTAAAACCTTTAATGCCCCAGGTGTTCAGTCTACTAAGTGTAATAGCATGCACCACTTCAGTAAGCTTCGCTAATGATACTGCTCTCAACAGTGATGGAGCTACTACCATCCGGCTAGACGAAGCGGTACGCTACTTCGGGCGAGCTGACCTACCATTCCCTGGGACCGATGCTGGTAAACAGAACACTGGGTTACGCTTAGTCTCCCACGGGAAGATTCGGGAAAGCGGACAGGAACGGTACTCGGTGTGGCGAATTCGTAATGCAACCAACGAAGTGAAAAGTGTAGTACTCAAAGCGCACGGTAACAGTGCCGAGCAATCACTTAGCATACCGGCTCATACCGAAACTTTTGTGCGGAGTGGACACTACCAAGGTTCAGCTACGCATAGGCTCTTCTACCAAGGGCGACAGATTGACGTGAAAGCCAGCAGCCCCAGCGATTTCTCCGATAGTCGGCTGGTTCGTCATCCGGGTGCTCCCAATGAGTCTACCAATCTAGTAGCGCAAGCAGCGTCCGACCGGGAAATATACCTTACTTGGAAAGATCAGTCTGATAACGAAAGGGGCTTTGCCATTGAGCGCCGACCCGAGGGTAGCGGGGCATTCCAACGTATATTTACGACGAGGGTAAACGAAGAAGCTTTCTTAGATACTACGTTAGTTTCAGGCGTGACCTACCAATACCGCATCCAGGCCGTAAATGGGGACTGGGTTTCTAATTATTCCGATACTACTGCTGCCACAACCATGCTAGTTTCGCCAGTCACCTATTACGCTATTGCCAGCAATGACTGGACTACCCCACTCACTTGGTCACATACTAAACAAGGCCCGCCGACAGTCTCAACTCCTCACGAAGCTGCATTGGTTTTTATCAACGGGCACGCTATTTCACTAGACGGCGATCAGTTATGTACCAAGTTAAGCCTGGATACCGAAGGAACCTCCTCACTACTCACCATTGAGGGAGCAACGCTAACGGTGCGAGACCGGGTGACAGTAGAAAAAAACTGCGAAGCCTGTATCAGCAATATTATTATCAACAATAAAGGGAGGTTACACTGCGAAAATCCGTGA
- a CDS encoding Clp protease ClpP encodes MSVKGLWDFQAAKGEAAEVLMYGNIAQWSAVNAKWFGQHIQELEKNFDAAVLRVHSPGGSIFEGIAMYHVLQTTSLTVTVVIEGLAASMMSAVIMGADTRKIATIGRIMLHQGRGAASGTGNELIRRGRLLNALNEDLAMMYAEVTGKEKAWILAHWLKEGVDTWFNAQEALKAKLVNGVIASTKQLSAPQKAAQAAHWADLAACYDPVFAPQTRSVAPITANTDTVAAFIALGKERGVITARNQTAWIQLATNDYATAVKILKSKPAMKKSPAARINDALR; translated from the coding sequence ATGAGCGTGAAAGGTTTGTGGGATTTTCAAGCGGCCAAAGGAGAGGCTGCGGAAGTACTGATGTACGGAAATATCGCCCAGTGGAGTGCGGTGAACGCCAAGTGGTTCGGTCAGCATATCCAAGAACTGGAAAAGAATTTTGATGCTGCTGTGCTACGGGTTCATTCCCCAGGCGGTTCTATCTTTGAAGGGATTGCGATGTACCACGTACTACAAACCACCTCGCTGACCGTCACCGTAGTCATTGAGGGACTTGCCGCCAGTATGATGTCCGCCGTCATTATGGGGGCGGATACACGCAAGATCGCTACCATCGGCCGCATCATGCTCCATCAAGGCCGGGGGGCTGCCAGTGGTACGGGAAACGAACTGATCCGACGAGGCCGACTCCTGAACGCCCTCAATGAAGATTTGGCGATGATGTACGCCGAGGTGACCGGGAAAGAGAAAGCGTGGATACTAGCCCACTGGTTGAAAGAAGGGGTAGATACGTGGTTTAATGCCCAAGAGGCCCTAAAGGCAAAGCTGGTTAATGGAGTGATCGCTTCTACTAAACAGCTATCCGCCCCGCAGAAAGCTGCTCAGGCAGCCCACTGGGCAGATTTGGCAGCCTGTTATGACCCAGTGTTTGCGCCACAAACCCGGTCGGTTGCACCGATCACAGCGAATACTGACACAGTAGCAGCTTTCATCGCCTTAGGTAAAGAGCGCGGGGTAATTACCGCCAGAAACCAAACGGCATGGATACAGCTAGCTACCAATGACTACGCTACTGCTGTCAAGATACTCAAGAGCAAGCCAGCGATGAAGAAAAGTCCGGCAGCGCGCATCAATGATGCTTTACGTTAA
- a CDS encoding tape measure protein encodes MPKVYEYTLKLRDNVSPTLQKLNKLVGKSNTTFGKLKRMAGRAGNALYDAGRKGAKGMREYVNRLSEAAKKTRVFNKQVNGLRNTVIGFLSVTAGAQLFAGVVNATARMESLNNAIAFASGSTQEARKNLEFLDNTVDALGLDLMATKDGFRLFAGAMRGSKLAGEATREIFESVGIASASMNLTADQTKGTFKALSDMMGKGKVEAEELRGQLGERIPGAFNIAARAMGMTSGELDKFMSDGKLLAEDFLPRFAQQLRREFVGGLDDATNSLQANLNRARNEWTRLQVFFGGMLAPTIVKVAKALGTMLLYVKENWDTIKRYSSYLAGAIGIFAAYKVTFIGVASALKLATTATALLRGQMTLLNLVAAANPIGMVTIGIMAVAGAAVWAYNKFETFRGGVWGLWEAFKEVFANIGTLATETFGGLKEMIAGALSFDAKRMMKGIAQAKHASSVFGNQVASKYRKGYHEGTQKEPLSLDMLLGNLPSTDKYRDKLNELLAGLGNEFDTSTFTSVPKKQQKVKNNPFQRYEELLSLASNQGSLGANQRKGLQSSIISGYEQLEGMLAKFRVAERTGQKFKSLEGINRGRVESTLGQLSGYYADAVNSQNAEKEAEEERRGLEAITGGGKKVTNIYIQQPKMAETIEMHVQDATGGVEEVSEKFEEYFYKMLNDFNRNGGQ; translated from the coding sequence ATGCCAAAAGTCTATGAATATACGCTCAAGCTTCGCGATAACGTTAGCCCTACGCTACAGAAGCTCAACAAACTAGTAGGGAAGTCCAATACTACTTTTGGCAAGTTGAAGCGTATGGCGGGCCGAGCCGGAAACGCCTTATATGATGCGGGACGAAAAGGGGCGAAAGGTATGCGGGAGTACGTGAACCGACTCTCTGAAGCAGCCAAGAAAACCCGGGTATTCAATAAGCAAGTAAACGGGCTTCGGAATACTGTTATCGGATTTCTATCGGTGACTGCCGGGGCGCAATTGTTTGCAGGAGTCGTAAACGCTACTGCCCGAATGGAAAGCCTCAATAATGCCATCGCCTTTGCTTCAGGAAGCACCCAGGAAGCGCGTAAGAATTTAGAGTTTCTGGATAACACCGTAGATGCGCTTGGTTTGGATTTGATGGCCACCAAAGATGGTTTTCGGCTTTTTGCGGGAGCGATGCGCGGCAGTAAACTGGCGGGGGAGGCGACCCGTGAAATTTTTGAATCCGTTGGTATTGCCAGTGCCTCCATGAACCTGACGGCTGACCAGACAAAGGGAACGTTCAAAGCACTCTCTGATATGATGGGCAAAGGGAAAGTGGAGGCAGAGGAGTTGCGAGGACAATTGGGTGAGCGGATTCCAGGGGCCTTCAATATTGCCGCGCGGGCAATGGGAATGACCAGTGGGGAGTTAGACAAATTTATGAGTGATGGCAAGCTGCTAGCAGAAGATTTTCTACCCCGTTTTGCCCAACAACTACGCCGTGAGTTTGTCGGAGGGCTAGACGATGCTACCAACTCACTTCAGGCGAATCTTAATCGGGCTAGAAATGAGTGGACTCGGTTACAAGTATTCTTTGGGGGTATGTTAGCCCCTACCATTGTGAAAGTCGCCAAAGCACTGGGAACGATGCTGCTGTATGTTAAAGAGAACTGGGATACCATCAAACGATACAGCTCCTATCTGGCCGGGGCAATCGGTATTTTTGCCGCCTATAAAGTTACCTTTATAGGGGTTGCTAGTGCCCTTAAATTGGCGACTACTGCAACGGCTTTATTGCGGGGGCAAATGACCTTGCTGAACCTGGTAGCCGCAGCGAACCCAATTGGCATGGTCACCATTGGAATTATGGCAGTAGCCGGGGCGGCTGTCTGGGCATACAATAAATTTGAAACATTCCGAGGGGGAGTGTGGGGGCTATGGGAAGCCTTCAAAGAAGTGTTTGCTAATATTGGTACACTGGCGACAGAAACTTTTGGGGGATTGAAAGAAATGATAGCGGGAGCTCTGTCCTTTGATGCCAAACGTATGATGAAGGGTATTGCCCAAGCGAAACACGCTTCTAGCGTATTTGGCAACCAAGTTGCTTCTAAGTACAGAAAGGGGTACCACGAAGGCACACAAAAAGAACCCCTGAGCCTGGATATGCTACTCGGCAACCTTCCTTCTACCGATAAATACCGTGATAAGCTCAACGAGCTGTTAGCCGGACTAGGTAATGAATTTGATACATCTACTTTCACTTCCGTACCGAAAAAACAGCAAAAGGTAAAAAACAATCCGTTCCAACGCTACGAGGAATTATTGTCACTGGCTAGTAACCAGGGTTCACTGGGGGCTAACCAGCGCAAGGGCTTGCAAAGCTCGATCATTAGTGGGTACGAGCAACTGGAGGGAATGCTCGCTAAGTTTCGCGTAGCGGAGCGCACGGGGCAAAAATTCAAAAGCCTGGAAGGTATCAATCGGGGGCGGGTAGAATCTACCCTGGGGCAACTCAGTGGGTACTATGCCGATGCGGTTAATAGCCAGAATGCGGAGAAAGAAGCGGAAGAAGAGCGGCGAGGGTTGGAAGCCATTACAGGGGGAGGCAAGAAAGTTACGAACATCTATATCCAACAACCCAAGATGGCCGAAACGATTGAAATGCACGTACAAGATGCCACCGGGGGAGTCGAAGAAGTGAGTGAGAAATTTGAGGAGTACTTCTATAAAATGCTGAATGACTTTAACCGAAATGGAGGACAATAA
- a CDS encoding terminase gpP N-terminus-related DNA-binding protein: MAYSKETKQHAKQLFEQGKPIAVIASRIGCDEKTVRNWISKYNWRGDGIPAEHPTIPNRSEATALVRKKHQYIWEQYEKLIWDSEHQVRRNKRDVIQKLANEFFVRPVTVRKIIAKKQAQR, translated from the coding sequence ATGGCCTATTCCAAAGAAACAAAACAACACGCCAAGCAGCTTTTTGAGCAAGGTAAACCAATCGCGGTTATTGCTTCACGGATAGGTTGTGACGAAAAAACGGTTCGTAATTGGATAAGTAAATACAATTGGCGGGGTGATGGGATACCAGCCGAGCACCCCACAATACCAAATCGGTCGGAAGCTACCGCCCTTGTGCGCAAGAAGCACCAATATATTTGGGAGCAATATGAGAAACTTATCTGGGACAGCGAACACCAAGTACGCCGTAACAAACGCGACGTTATTCAAAAACTGGCTAATGAATTTTTTGTACGCCCAGTTACTGTTCGTAAAATCATTGCTAAAAAACAGGCCCAGCGATAA
- a CDS encoding ATP-binding protein: protein MTNLVEKHDIQKKLVVYQQETGLSYGHIAQQVGCSTAIISNVANGKFDNISPAMLQKVNQVVTSQKESFHVLTTNNFNDIFKTCQQAKSHQFMIGLIGDTGLGKTLALKEFSRRKQVYYIEYCPTMTPKNFFEELLKAMGVAFIGSKHEMLNRIAEELNAVRNTLLIIDEVGQMSQAMFQYLHTLRNKTMFNAGMVLSGMPYFEEYLKKLVRQQKQGASEFFRRINLWQYLKVPTKKEKRNMCMAYGIHDESVIGEMNKYRDFGSLYNGILFHQLLNAPLKEKEIATL from the coding sequence ATGACGAATTTAGTTGAAAAACATGACATTCAAAAGAAACTTGTTGTATATCAGCAAGAAACTGGGCTAAGTTATGGGCACATTGCTCAACAAGTAGGATGTAGTACAGCCATTATTAGCAACGTCGCCAACGGGAAGTTTGATAACATCAGCCCTGCTATGTTGCAAAAGGTCAATCAGGTAGTTACCTCTCAAAAGGAGAGTTTTCATGTCCTGACTACCAACAATTTCAATGATATTTTTAAGACCTGTCAACAGGCAAAATCTCATCAATTTATGATTGGGCTGATTGGGGATACAGGACTAGGTAAAACCCTAGCCCTAAAAGAATTCTCCCGACGTAAGCAGGTCTACTATATTGAGTACTGTCCAACTATGACTCCCAAGAACTTTTTTGAGGAGCTCCTAAAAGCAATGGGTGTAGCTTTCATCGGGTCAAAGCATGAAATGCTGAACCGGATTGCTGAGGAACTTAATGCGGTGAGAAATACCCTGTTAATCATTGATGAGGTAGGTCAAATGAGCCAAGCAATGTTTCAGTATCTACATACGCTACGAAACAAAACTATGTTCAATGCCGGAATGGTGCTCTCTGGGATGCCTTACTTTGAAGAGTATCTCAAGAAGCTAGTCCGGCAGCAAAAGCAGGGGGCATCGGAGTTCTTTCGTAGAATTAATCTGTGGCAATACCTCAAGGTGCCCACTAAGAAGGAAAAGCGGAATATGTGTATGGCCTACGGTATTCATGATGAATCTGTCATTGGCGAAATGAATAAGTACCGCGACTTCGGAAGTCTGTACAATGGCATATTGTTTCATCAGCTATTAAACGCTCCACTCAAAGAAAAAGAGATCGCCACCCTTTAA
- a CDS encoding integrase catalytic domain-containing protein → MRDGKNFLIGDIPHISREYMRRHGIEDGAIRQDQRRDREKGTNRWSQNYIQYKDIPGPTKESLPDRESIVAEIELEATKSKLAGQNQKLREQVFRLNEAVSKWQKHRNQVMNDIRCKDLTSHEIKQVCRKVALYRELLVMKKEGVRGRFEAYQQVSITNYKKFKNDSSLSRKLTIAEQDVVGAILHQGRGNSNSRKTTKEHEEWIIFYSTIGKAYSPSQILERVNCLCGIYELNEISLSSVKRVRNIPNNHELIEVFDRDQSTRTTLKLALPLHAGDQYQVDEYKLEFYYDDERTNGSQWNTMYLFTVMDVYSRKIVAYNFNEVSDRWLFLSTLKMAVKLYGFLPHEIVSDNHSANQTFEVKDFKDALDKLEVTWTVDSNPRRKAVLERWHDTFQNSMKHYFGFKGGSPKDKRQGSRPAERLLKLYTKRSNVRDRNGLILLAMEGIERYNNTPLPKRKGKTPNELFKESKKPNVVPVDDETLINLFWLKAEETIRDSKVVFTRQKITHEYPLAFASHEIRQQWNNQKVIVCYDEKDYSEIFILDPSNRRLITSLKEMPNLHGDKANQTKEDLDYMAKIAAKDKAYNNHLKQQIESLGSSIVSRITPDASHYMTHGKEVARQAEDIYMRNELMEIQGIDPDNIKPINEKSDLELSPATRPILARQEKEGRAIKNAFKGDRNLSIYIPDEEDEE, encoded by the coding sequence ATGCGGGACGGGAAAAACTTTTTGATAGGAGATATACCTCATATTTCTCGAGAATACATGCGACGGCATGGTATCGAGGATGGTGCAATAAGGCAAGATCAACGGCGGGATCGTGAGAAAGGTACCAACCGTTGGAGCCAGAACTACATCCAATATAAAGACATACCTGGTCCTACAAAAGAATCACTTCCTGACCGGGAAAGCATTGTTGCCGAAATTGAGCTTGAAGCAACTAAGAGCAAATTAGCTGGCCAAAATCAAAAGCTTAGAGAGCAAGTGTTTCGTTTAAACGAGGCAGTGTCAAAATGGCAAAAACACCGGAATCAGGTAATGAATGATATACGCTGTAAGGATTTGACCTCTCACGAAATAAAGCAGGTATGTAGAAAAGTAGCTTTGTACCGAGAGCTACTAGTAATGAAAAAAGAGGGGGTGCGAGGAAGATTTGAAGCATACCAACAGGTTTCAATTACTAATTATAAGAAGTTCAAAAACGATTCAAGTTTATCTAGAAAGTTAACTATAGCCGAACAGGACGTAGTAGGCGCAATACTCCATCAAGGTAGAGGAAACTCTAATTCTCGAAAAACAACTAAAGAACACGAAGAATGGATAATATTTTATTCTACCATAGGAAAGGCGTATTCACCCTCTCAGATTCTAGAGCGAGTGAATTGTTTGTGTGGCATTTACGAGCTTAACGAAATAAGCCTTTCCAGTGTAAAGCGAGTGCGGAATATTCCGAACAATCATGAGCTTATTGAGGTGTTTGATAGAGATCAGAGCACGCGCACCACACTGAAACTTGCATTACCGCTTCATGCAGGTGACCAGTATCAGGTAGATGAATATAAGTTAGAATTCTATTATGATGATGAAAGAACCAATGGTAGTCAGTGGAATACCATGTACCTATTTACGGTAATGGATGTTTACAGCCGGAAAATTGTGGCTTACAACTTTAACGAGGTAAGTGACCGTTGGCTATTTCTCAGTACACTTAAAATGGCAGTAAAACTCTATGGTTTTTTACCTCACGAAATTGTCTCAGATAATCATTCAGCAAACCAAACCTTTGAGGTTAAGGATTTTAAAGATGCACTGGATAAGCTAGAGGTTACATGGACAGTAGATAGCAACCCACGCAGGAAAGCAGTTCTGGAGCGATGGCACGACACTTTTCAGAATAGCATGAAACATTATTTTGGCTTTAAAGGAGGGTCGCCAAAAGACAAACGACAGGGTAGTAGACCTGCTGAACGCCTTCTTAAGCTATACACCAAACGAAGCAATGTCCGTGACCGAAATGGTCTTATCCTTTTGGCAATGGAGGGAATTGAGCGGTACAATAATACCCCTTTACCCAAGCGCAAGGGAAAAACGCCCAATGAGCTATTTAAAGAGTCAAAAAAGCCTAATGTAGTTCCGGTAGATGATGAAACACTAATTAACCTGTTTTGGCTCAAGGCGGAAGAAACAATTAGAGATTCAAAAGTAGTATTTACACGACAAAAGATAACGCATGAATACCCATTGGCTTTTGCTTCTCACGAAATCCGCCAGCAGTGGAATAATCAGAAAGTAATCGTGTGCTACGACGAGAAAGATTACTCGGAAATATTTATTCTCGATCCATCTAACAGACGACTGATTACAAGCTTAAAAGAAATGCCTAATCTACACGGGGATAAAGCCAATCAGACCAAAGAAGATTTGGACTACATGGCTAAGATAGCGGCGAAAGACAAAGCCTATAATAACCATCTAAAGCAGCAAATTGAAAGTTTGGGAAGTAGCATTGTGTCTAGAATTACCCCTGATGCTTCTCACTATATGACTCATGGAAAAGAGGTTGCCCGACAAGCTGAGGACATTTACATGAGAAATGAGCTTATGGAAATTCAAGGAATTGATCCTGACAACATTAAACCTATCAATGAGAAAAGTGATCTGGAACTGAGTCCGGCGACTAGACCCATCCTAGCCCGTCAGGAGAAGGAGGGGCGAGCTATCAAAAACGCCTTCAAAGGTGATAGAAACCTGTCTATTTACATTCCTGATGAAGAGGATGAAGAATAA
- a CDS encoding P63C domain-containing protein translates to MKKIKNSSKKTVEQLRKEQEDNALRKQLAISPDLLIQRKGSDKALEQRAEKIKLISGETIDLKELAEYIDDKINTYKSRFTQGWYKEVFRLNGWEIPKNGKISKKPQVVAKYTIDIIYGRFPKEVLPVLEHQNKYDKIGIRLFKHFQFLTPEKVTKLEDYIKESEVIMKRCKTWSQFEKEHAKVYGLPFQLSIFD, encoded by the coding sequence ATGAAAAAGATTAAAAATTCAAGTAAGAAAACCGTAGAGCAGTTAAGAAAAGAACAGGAAGATAATGCCTTACGGAAGCAATTGGCAATTAGCCCTGACTTACTAATTCAACGTAAAGGTTCTGATAAAGCCCTTGAACAAAGGGCTGAGAAGATTAAACTAATCAGTGGAGAAACTATAGACCTTAAAGAGCTAGCTGAATACATTGATGACAAGATCAACACTTATAAATCTAGATTTACACAAGGTTGGTATAAAGAGGTATTTCGTCTAAATGGTTGGGAGATACCCAAAAACGGAAAAATATCTAAAAAACCACAGGTCGTGGCTAAATATACCATTGACATCATATATGGTCGTTTTCCAAAAGAAGTATTACCAGTACTAGAGCATCAAAATAAGTATGACAAAATAGGCATCAGATTATTTAAGCATTTCCAATTTCTGACTCCTGAAAAAGTAACAAAGTTGGAAGATTATATTAAAGAATCAGAAGTGATAATGAAGCGTTGTAAAACTTGGAGTCAGTTTGAAAAGGAACATGCAAAAGTATATGGATTGCCATTTCAACTAAGCATCTTTGACTAG
- a CDS encoding ImmA/IrrE family metallo-endopeptidase, with protein sequence MADDLDGIDLSNLLQSYNDDDKRGLKERWEMQLGKLQINQTRALEIMQMESRALHGLLKGTGSRVDIISLKKLSRFLEIPVGEAVNLYLESLKKPHEEQIHTLERRKFIAENFNLKELKNEGVIDDATDLDHVERELVRIFNYDSIFDYRKDVVNPAYSSAKLASDVQVLNYWIEYARKVFRKIQNPIPYDRQALIEYFPTIRWHSMSVEKGIWEVIKVLYRMGITVIYLPKFKKLHIRGATFSVNKKPSIVLSDYKGNYATIWFALLHELHHVLFDWDDILINSYHISDKTDFYTEVEVEDVANQFAKDYLFSDEKVQEVLPHYNNRIFIEEYARLNHVHPSIVYTMIALERDSWGWLQEFLPDINRYLWAVKEINHKMSASEVAKFYNDKIYNLNYEKD encoded by the coding sequence ATGGCAGACGATTTGGACGGTATTGATCTTAGCAATCTTTTGCAATCCTATAATGATGACGATAAAAGAGGATTGAAAGAGAGGTGGGAAATGCAGTTAGGAAAATTACAAATTAATCAGACTCGAGCCCTTGAAATTATGCAAATGGAGAGTCGAGCGTTACACGGACTCCTCAAAGGAACAGGTAGCAGAGTAGATATAATATCATTAAAGAAGTTGTCACGATTTTTAGAAATTCCAGTAGGTGAGGCTGTTAATCTTTACCTAGAATCATTAAAAAAACCACATGAGGAGCAAATCCACACTCTCGAGAGAAGAAAATTTATAGCAGAAAATTTTAACCTTAAAGAGTTGAAAAATGAAGGTGTCATTGATGATGCAACTGATCTAGATCACGTGGAGAGGGAGTTAGTTAGGATATTTAATTACGATTCTATTTTTGACTATAGAAAGGATGTAGTGAATCCAGCTTACAGTTCAGCAAAGCTTGCTAGTGATGTTCAGGTGCTTAACTACTGGATAGAGTATGCCCGAAAAGTTTTTCGAAAAATACAGAACCCTATCCCGTATGATAGGCAAGCTTTGATCGAATATTTTCCAACAATTCGATGGCATTCAATGAGTGTCGAGAAAGGAATCTGGGAAGTTATTAAAGTCTTATACAGAATGGGTATCACCGTTATATATCTTCCAAAATTTAAAAAACTACACATCAGAGGTGCTACATTTTCAGTCAACAAAAAACCGTCCATTGTTTTGTCCGATTATAAGGGTAATTACGCTACAATATGGTTTGCTCTTTTACATGAATTACATCATGTCCTTTTCGATTGGGATGATATTTTGATTAACTCATACCACATTTCTGATAAAACTGATTTTTATACAGAAGTGGAGGTTGAAGATGTCGCTAATCAATTCGCAAAAGATTACTTGTTCTCCGACGAGAAGGTTCAAGAGGTTTTACCTCACTATAATAACCGAATATTTATTGAGGAATATGCTAGGCTTAATCATGTTCATCCAAGCATAGTATATACAATGATAGCTCTAGAAAGAGATAGTTGGGGATGGTTACAAGAATTCTTGCCAGATATTAATAGGTATTTGTGGGCGGTTAAGGAGATAAATCATAAAATGTCAGCATCAGAGGTTGCAAAATTTTATAACGATAAAATATACAATCTAAACTATGAAAAAGATTAA
- a CDS encoding helix-turn-helix domain-containing protein — MDNHFSNNIKLLRKARKATQTDLANLLDKKKSAISSYEHGKSMPDINDLVKIADFFEIDLNTLIAKKLDEKILNEIIEYENNDIFETANVTDRVTNLSGTKKSQKVGKEQPASSSSMLFNNLSDDEEENSKIRKVMHLEIEYWKGRPNKLEILKAFFYPDYRDFNRVLEHIYDTYRIEMAAIFMGVVNGKRTENEAFTAVDQILGEAKSMDELLKTISKDINTLLKNIIVPLYPHAYQVVIQGSTLDSQQIEKEYDCATMDEKKFYEKWSVSKEECRSKNTPSE, encoded by the coding sequence ATGGATAATCATTTTTCCAATAATATCAAACTGTTGAGAAAAGCCCGCAAAGCTACTCAAACCGATCTAGCAAATCTGTTAGATAAGAAGAAAAGTGCCATTAGTAGCTATGAGCACGGAAAATCTATGCCTGATATAAACGATCTTGTTAAAATTGCCGATTTTTTTGAAATCGATCTAAATACTCTAATTGCAAAAAAGTTAGATGAAAAAATACTTAACGAAATTATAGAGTATGAAAATAATGACATATTTGAAACTGCCAATGTCACGGATCGTGTCACAAATCTGTCCGGGACAAAAAAAAGTCAAAAAGTAGGCAAAGAGCAGCCTGCCTCATCGAGTAGCATGTTATTTAATAATCTATCTGACGATGAGGAGGAGAATTCTAAGATAAGGAAAGTGATGCATTTGGAAATTGAATACTGGAAAGGCAGACCCAATAAACTAGAAATACTAAAGGCTTTCTTTTATCCTGATTATAGAGATTTCAATAGAGTTCTGGAGCATATCTATGATACATATAGAATAGAGATGGCTGCGATTTTTATGGGGGTTGTTAATGGTAAAAGAACTGAAAATGAGGCTTTTACAGCAGTTGATCAAATTCTTGGAGAAGCCAAATCGATGGATGAATTACTCAAGACAATAAGTAAAGATATAAACACGCTACTTAAAAATATAATTGTTCCCTTATACCCTCATGCATATCAAGTGGTGATACAAGGAAGTACACTCGATAGCCAACAGATTGAAAAAGAATATGACTGTGCAACAATGGACGAAAAGAAGTTTTATGAGAAGTGGAGTGTATCCAAAGAAGAATGTCGGTCGAA